In the genome of Candidatus Cloacimonadota bacterium, the window AGGTGTGTCAAACTTTTGAAGAGGCAAGAAGTTCTGTTTACGGAATAAGAGCTGGTTCATCAAGCTGCAGTGGAACTACAAAAATCCATCATAATTATATTCACGATTTGAAACATAGTGCAAATGCCGGATGTCGTGGTTTATTTATGACATCTAACTCACACGATAATTTAATCTACAATAATATCATACATCTTGTTCCCGGACTTACTGCAAATACCAGTTATTGCATTTACTTGTCTTCCGGTGATGCTACAAATAATCAAATTTATTACAACACTCTTTATATGGGAGGCGTATGTAATAGAGAATATCCTGATTTCTACTGTATAAAAATTTATAAGGATGCGAGTGATAATATATTAAAGGATAATATCTTGATTAATGAACGAACTGGTGATGTTAGTGGAAATGAGCATTGTGCTATTTATCTGAAGACTTCGGCTTCATTTGCAGAGAGTAATTATAATTTATTATCTGTGAATTCCGAAGATCCGACTGACAATCGCTATGTAGCACGAATTGGTAGTAACTATTATAATACACTTGGTGATTTACAAAGTGCGCCCGGATATGCTCCGAGAGATGTTAATTCTCTTACAGGCGATCCTGATTTGAGCTTCCCTGATCTTCATTTGAATTCTAACAGCCCTTGCATTGGTCAAGCAACTCCTATTGCGGGGATTACAACTGATATTGATTACGATCCTCGTGATGCAATAAATCCAGATATTGGAGCAGATGAATTTATTTCTAACCACGCTCCTATAATCATTTATTTTTCCCCGGAAGAGACAGCATTTTCAATTGAACAAAATACTGAGCAATTATTTAGTATAGTAGCTGAAGATCCTGATGGGGATTCTCTGTTTTATTTCTGGTATCTTGATAATATACAGCAAGGCGAAAACAGCAATGAATTTACTTATACCTTTTCAGATACTGGTGATTTTGTGGTAAAGGCATTAGTATCAGATGGGGAATTAGCAGATAGCACATTGTGGGATGTTACAGTGACCCCATCTGGAGCTGTTGATGATGAAAATAATTCTCCAGTCAATCCCATTCTTTCTCAAAATTATCCCAATCCGTTTAGCGGTTCAACGAAGATTTTCTTTAATTTAGCCACTTGCCTTCGTCAAACTACGGCAAGGCAGGCAAAATCACACAAAAGTTTACAAATAAAAATCTATAATGTAAAAGGAAAATTAGTGAAACAATTTTCAATTTCCAATTCAATTGGGAACAATTGTCAATCGTCAATTAAATGGGATGGAACTGATATGAACGGGAATAGATTACCATCTGGCATTTACTTCTATCGTCTAAAATCTGATAACATCATTTCTGAAGTCAAGAAAATGGTTCTAATAAGATAAAATATAAGTAAATATACTGTTAGCCTTTAGGAGCCTTCTTTTATTTCATCTTTCAGAGAGATATTTTTATTAGAAGGTTCCTTTGTATTCTCACTACTTCTCTATCTTATATCTAAATCCCAGTATCTCGTTGTTGTATAATGGGCAGGAAATTCCTTTGACAGGAAAACCATAATGCATCTGTGAATTATTCTTTAAATAAAACATCTCCCGACAGCCAGGTCCACAAGGCGGAATATTAGAATCAATACTTAAAATTAACCATTCAGAAACATTGCTCTTGATAAAATGTAATGGGAATTGACCCTTTTCATCTATTTCTGAACAAACTGGATTAAATAAGCTATCGTTTTCAATAGAGTTAAAGGAAAAGCAGATTGAAATATCGCTCAGACCTGGCAAAGAACATCCCATCCAATTACAAAAGGCATTTGCTTCAAACCACCTTATACTTGTAACAGGTCCATAGATAAAATAGGATGCAGCCGATTTCCAGTAAGGTATCTCGTTCAAGTCCCAATCAAGTGGAGCACTTATCCTGAATCTTCCTTGAAAATTCCAACCTACTTCCCGATTTTCCATTATCCCTTCTTTTACCAGCCAATATTCTTTGATTTCATACCCATCATCATTGATAAATGCAGTAAATTGTTCATTTGAGACTTCAAATTTGTTTATATAAAAACCGTTGGTAGTTTCAGAAGCTATTTTCTCTTTATCCTGATGAAACGAATAACCGCCTTTTTTAATTTTTTTCATTTCATAGTAGATTCTGTTTTGAAAAACAATTTTGGGGAATGCGGTATAATCTTTAAAGTTGAAGCCAGCTGGCAATAATTTCAGCGGGATTGCAAATTTATATTTTCCCTTTTTCTCTAACTCTCCATAATCTCCAATGATTTTTTGTTCATTCAACCTAATAATATTTAGATTATCCTTTTTATAGATATTTATTCTGGTTTCTACTCCTTCCTGAAAATTTTCAATCCGATACTCAGCAGCGAACAAACTATCAGAAATATACTCCTTCACATCCAATAGGACAGGAGATTGAAAGGAGAAAAGTTTGGTAAAAGAAAATAAGATTAGTCCGAAAATTATAAAATGATTTTTCATATCTTAAATTTGGAATGATAAGATATTTTTGTCAAATAAAACTTCTAAAATATAATTGAAACGAATCCCGATATATCGGGACAAGTATTAATATAATTTTCTTGACATTGATTTATAAAGGTAGTAAGAAAAAATCAAAATTAAGTTTAAGATAGGAGATAGTATATGATTAATGTAGGAATTAATGGATTCGGGAGAATAGGGAGGCTTGTATTTAGAGCTTCAATGGATAATCCAGAGATAAACATCATAGGCATGAATGACATAACAGACGCAAAAACCCTTGCCCATTTACTTAAATATGATTCTACTTATGGAATACTTAAGGCTGATGTAAAGGCAAAAGATTCTGCCATAGTCGTTAATGGAAAGGAATATAAGGTATTTGCTATAAAAAATCCTGCTGACTTACCGTGGAAGGATTTAGGAGTAGATGTTGTAATTGAATCTACCGGGAAATTCAGGTCAAGAGATAAGGCAGCACTCCACCTTGATGCAGGCGCAAAAAAGGTGATTATCTCTGCCCCATCAAAGGGTGTGCCTGCTGATTGTGCAATAGTTATGGGTGTGAATGAACAAATCTATAACCCTTCTAAACATGATGTAATTGACAATGCTTCGTGTACCACAAATTGTTTTGCTCCTATGGTGAAAATATTAAATGATGCTTTCGGGATAGAAAGGGGATTTATGACGACCGACCATTCGTATACAAGTGACCAAAGGCTTCTTGATGCACCGCATAGAGATTTACGAAGAGCAAGGGCTGCTGCCCATTCTATGATTCCCACTACTACAGGTGCTGCAAAGGCAATCGGAATAGTTATTCCTGAAATGCAAGGGAAATTGGATGCAATGTCAATTAGAGTTCCAACTATTGATGGGGCTCTTACTGATTTTGTGTGTATTGTAAAAAAAGAAGTATCAGTGGAAGCAGTAAACAAGGTATTTAAAGAGGCATCAAAGAAGTATCCTAAATATTATGACTACCTTGAAGACCCACTTGTCTCTTGTGATATTATAGGGAATTCTCATTCTATGATTTTTGACCCATTTGAGACAAAAGTGATTGGCAATCTTGTTAAGGTCCTCGCTTGGTATGATAATGAATGGGGTTATTCAAATAGAGTTGTTGATTTGATTGAATGGATTACAAA includes:
- a CDS encoding T9SS type A sorting domain-containing protein, producing VCQTFEEARSSVYGIRAGSSSCSGTTKIHHNYIHDLKHSANAGCRGLFMTSNSHDNLIYNNIIHLVPGLTANTSYCIYLSSGDATNNQIYYNTLYMGGVCNREYPDFYCIKIYKDASDNILKDNILINERTGDVSGNEHCAIYLKTSASFAESNYNLLSVNSEDPTDNRYVARIGSNYYNTLGDLQSAPGYAPRDVNSLTGDPDLSFPDLHLNSNSPCIGQATPIAGITTDIDYDPRDAINPDIGADEFISNHAPIIIYFSPEETAFSIEQNTEQLFSIVAEDPDGDSLFYFWYLDNIQQGENSNEFTYTFSDTGDFVVKALVSDGELADSTLWDVTVTPSGAVDDENNSPVNPILSQNYPNPFSGSTKIFFNLATCLRQTTARQAKSHKSLQIKIYNVKGKLVKQFSISNSIGNNCQSSIKWDGTDMNGNRLPSGIYFYRLKSDNIISEVKKMVLIR
- the gap gene encoding type I glyceraldehyde-3-phosphate dehydrogenase codes for the protein MINVGINGFGRIGRLVFRASMDNPEINIIGMNDITDAKTLAHLLKYDSTYGILKADVKAKDSAIVVNGKEYKVFAIKNPADLPWKDLGVDVVIESTGKFRSRDKAALHLDAGAKKVIISAPSKGVPADCAIVMGVNEQIYNPSKHDVIDNASCTTNCFAPMVKILNDAFGIERGFMTTDHSYTSDQRLLDAPHRDLRRARAAAHSMIPTTTGAAKAIGIVIPEMQGKLDAMSIRVPTIDGALTDFVCIVKKEVSVEAVNKVFKEASKKYPKYYDYLEDPLVSCDIIGNSHSMIFDPFETKVIGNLVKVLAWYDNEWGYSNRVVDLIEWITK
- a CDS encoding SUMF1/EgtB/PvdO family nonheme iron enzyme, translated to MKNHFIIFGLILFSFTKLFSFQSPVLLDVKEYISDSLFAAEYRIENFQEGVETRINIYKKDNLNIIRLNEQKIIGDYGELEKKGKYKFAIPLKLLPAGFNFKDYTAFPKIVFQNRIYYEMKKIKKGGYSFHQDKEKIASETTNGFYINKFEVSNEQFTAFINDDGYEIKEYWLVKEGIMENREVGWNFQGRFRISAPLDWDLNEIPYWKSAASYFIYGPVTSIRWFEANAFCNWMGCSLPGLSDISICFSFNSIENDSLFNPVCSEIDEKGQFPLHFIKSNVSEWLILSIDSNIPPCGPGCREMFYLKNNSQMHYGFPVKGISCPLYNNEILGFRYKIEK